Proteins encoded in a region of the Synechococcus sp. MU1643 genome:
- a CDS encoding shikimate kinase, which yields MADSTLTLKQRLSGRSLYLVGMMGSGKTSTGRPLAERLGYGFVDADAVIEQAASCSIPEIFDRDGEAGFRSLESQVLSAISQRHSLVVATGGGVVTQPENWGLLHSGIVIWLDVVPDQLLQRLNADSTVRPLLQTADPEAAVNALLNERRPLYAEADLTVVINEETPETVADGILQLLPSLLKDPTQRRTD from the coding sequence ATGGCGGATTCCACCCTCACCCTCAAACAGCGTCTTAGCGGGCGCAGCCTTTACCTGGTGGGAATGATGGGCAGCGGTAAGACGAGCACGGGCCGCCCCCTTGCCGAACGCCTGGGCTACGGCTTTGTGGATGCCGATGCCGTTATCGAACAGGCGGCAAGCTGCAGCATTCCGGAGATCTTTGATCGGGATGGCGAAGCGGGCTTCCGCAGCCTGGAAAGCCAAGTGCTCAGTGCCATCAGTCAGCGCCACTCCCTGGTGGTGGCCACCGGCGGCGGTGTGGTGACCCAGCCGGAGAACTGGGGACTGCTGCACAGCGGCATCGTGATCTGGCTCGATGTGGTTCCCGATCAGTTGCTGCAACGGCTGAACGCCGACAGCACGGTGCGCCCGCTGCTGCAGACCGCTGATCCTGAAGCGGCTGTCAACGCGCTGTTGAACGAGCGCCGTCCCCTCTACGCCGAAGCCGATCTAACGGTGGTCATCAATGAGGAAACTCCAGAGACCGTGGCTGACGGGATCCTGCAACTGCTGCCAAGCCTGCTGAAGGATCCAACCCAACGCCGAACCGACTGA
- a CDS encoding chlororespiratory reduction protein 7, translating to MSDPLIRALDNYVVLEPGKPEQLLSAADTLTWLSGWLRSLDQLPADLADQPDVESAAQRLIDTACDLEISPGVTLQWFAVRLEPPTA from the coding sequence ATGTCTGATCCCCTGATCCGTGCCCTTGATAACTATGTGGTGCTGGAGCCAGGCAAGCCGGAGCAGCTGCTCAGCGCTGCCGACACGTTGACATGGCTGAGCGGTTGGTTGCGCAGTCTTGATCAGTTGCCGGCCGATCTGGCGGATCAACCCGATGTGGAATCAGCGGCGCAGCGGTTGATCGATACGGCCTGTGATTTGGAGATCAGCCCCGGGGTGACTTTGCAGTGGTTTGCGGTGCGGTTGGAGCCGCCAACGGCTTGA